A genomic region of Bacteroidota bacterium contains the following coding sequences:
- a CDS encoding tetratricopeptide repeat protein encodes MNLQVNIIFSLLVSCIVSAFAQTENKYIREGNEYYKKHNFSAAEKSYSKSVEKNKESFEGLFNKGDALYKQKKYEEAAQVFESLTHKVKDKPKLAQSYHNLGNSLLENKKYEDCVKAYQQALKLNPKDEDTRYNLAYAKKKMEQQKNQDKNGKGKDNKNSEGNKDQQNQDNKDQKSNDKKEQQQNKEEKDKQEQQANNQPQKMNKEDAKRLLEAMNNQEKDVQDKLKKKKAVGVKVQIEKDW; translated from the coding sequence ATGAACCTACAAGTAAATATTATTTTTAGCCTCCTAGTTAGTTGTATTGTTTCAGCGTTTGCTCAAACTGAAAATAAGTACATTCGAGAAGGAAACGAATATTACAAGAAGCATAATTTTAGCGCTGCCGAAAAAAGCTATTCTAAATCGGTCGAAAAAAATAAAGAATCATTTGAGGGCTTGTTTAATAAAGGAGATGCATTGTACAAGCAAAAGAAATATGAAGAAGCTGCACAGGTCTTCGAATCGCTGACTCATAAAGTAAAAGACAAACCGAAACTCGCACAATCCTATCACAATCTTGGAAATTCATTACTCGAAAATAAAAAGTACGAAGACTGTGTAAAGGCCTATCAACAAGCATTAAAATTAAATCCCAAAGATGAAGATACGCGCTATAACCTAGCCTATGCCAAGAAGAAAATGGAGCAACAAAAAAATCAAGATAAAAACGGTAAGGGCAAGGACAATAAAAATTCAGAAGGTAATAAAGACCAACAAAATCAGGACAATAAGGACCAAAAATCAAACGATAAAAAAGAACAACAACAAAATAAGGAGGAAAAGGATAAGCAAGAACAGCAAGCGAACAATCAACCACAGAAAATGAACAAGGAAGATGCTAAACGTTTGCTTGAAGCTATGAATAATCAGGAGAAAGATGTTCAAGATAAATTAAAGAAAAAGAAAGCTGTGGGAGTTAAAGTTCAAATTGAAAAAGACTGGTAA
- a CDS encoding VWA domain-containing protein — protein MFRFENIHFLYGLLLIPAIVLIAIAMKSIRKRALARLADEKLIAALIPDRSNSKAALKIALLCIGFFFLIIGIANPQSGSKLEEIKREGVDLIIALDVSNSMTAEDLSPNRLEKAKLSIARLIENLHDDRIGVIIFAGQAYVQLPVTTDYAAAKLFLDHISTDMISTQGTAIGTAIDLAVNSFDPKSGNSKAIIVITDGENHEDDAVKAAEAAAEKGIAVHTIGMGSEEGAPIPIFQNGHQTGFRKDNSGTTVITRLNESNLQQIAATGHGMYVRASNSQAGLSVIFDQINKMQKHEFGSKVYTDYDDHFQVFIFLALLFFCFELLLSETISKWWIKLDLFGKNKNTTPNRTV, from the coding sequence GTGTTTCGATTTGAAAATATTCATTTTTTGTATGGACTGCTGCTTATTCCAGCAATAGTGCTCATTGCTATTGCGATGAAGAGTATTCGTAAGCGGGCATTGGCACGTCTTGCTGATGAAAAGCTCATTGCTGCGCTAATTCCCGATCGTTCGAATTCAAAAGCAGCGCTTAAAATAGCCTTGCTTTGTATTGGCTTTTTCTTTTTAATTATTGGAATAGCAAATCCGCAAAGTGGCTCTAAACTAGAAGAAATAAAACGAGAAGGTGTTGATTTAATTATTGCGTTAGATGTAAGTAATAGTATGACAGCCGAAGACCTAAGCCCCAATCGCTTAGAAAAGGCAAAACTCTCCATTGCTCGGTTAATCGAAAACCTACACGATGACAGAATTGGTGTGATAATTTTTGCAGGACAAGCCTACGTGCAACTACCGGTAACAACCGATTATGCTGCTGCAAAACTTTTTCTCGATCATATTTCAACCGATATGATTTCAACACAGGGAACCGCCATTGGAACTGCTATTGATTTAGCCGTAAACTCATTTGATCCTAAAAGTGGAAATAGCAAAGCAATTATTGTGATTACCGATGGTGAGAATCATGAAGACGATGCTGTAAAAGCTGCAGAGGCTGCCGCCGAAAAAGGAATTGCAGTACACACAATAGGCATGGGATCGGAAGAAGGTGCGCCAATTCCTATTTTTCAAAACGGACATCAAACCGGATTCAGAAAAGACAATAGTGGTACTACTGTAATAACTCGCTTAAATGAATCGAACCTGCAACAAATTGCTGCTACAGGACATGGTATGTATGTTCGTGCAAGCAATTCGCAAGCTGGATTGAGCGTTATTTTTGATCAGATAAATAAAATGCAAAAGCATGAATTTGGTAGTAAAGTTTATACCGATTACGATGATCATTTTCAGGTTTTCATCTTTTTGGCACTCCTATTTTTCTGCTTCGAATTGCTGCTTTCCGAAACTATAAGTAAATGGTGGATTAAACTCGATTTGTTCGGGAAAAATAAAAACACAACTCCTAATCGAACCGTGTAA
- a CDS encoding VWA domain-containing protein, producing MNGVAFANPGFFYALLLIPAFVVWYFFRHNSRKASLRISNFNGFAGSKTSLKVYLRHSLFVLRMLALAALILALTRPQSKKSWQDLKTEGIDIVLALDISASMLAQDFKPNRLDASKEIAMEFIDSRPDDRIGLVIFSGESFTQCPLTTDHSVLKNLFTGVKTGMIQDGTAIGMGLATAVNRIQNSKAKSKVIILLTDGVNNSGSVSPELAGELAQPFGIRVYTIGVGTKGMAYSPVAIYPNGQYAYDYVKCDIDEPVLKKIASLTGGKYFRATNNEKLKQIYAEIDKLEKTIIEEKNYTKKSELFLPLALLALLLLVIEFGLKNTVFRSLT from the coding sequence ATGAATGGAGTAGCATTTGCCAATCCGGGTTTCTTTTACGCATTATTGTTGATTCCGGCATTTGTTGTATGGTATTTTTTTCGACACAATTCACGCAAGGCATCGTTACGTATATCAAATTTTAACGGTTTTGCCGGAAGTAAAACTTCACTAAAAGTTTATTTACGCCACAGTTTGTTTGTTTTGCGAATGTTGGCTCTTGCAGCTTTAATACTGGCTTTAACACGTCCTCAATCAAAGAAAAGTTGGCAGGATTTAAAAACTGAAGGAATTGATATAGTCCTAGCCCTTGATATCTCAGCGAGTATGTTGGCGCAAGATTTTAAACCCAATCGTTTGGATGCATCCAAAGAAATTGCCATGGAATTTATTGATAGCCGTCCTGACGATCGTATTGGACTCGTTATTTTTAGTGGCGAAAGCTTTACTCAATGTCCACTAACTACAGACCATTCTGTTTTAAAGAATTTGTTTACAGGCGTTAAAACCGGAATGATTCAAGATGGTACAGCCATTGGAATGGGACTAGCCACTGCAGTTAACCGAATACAGAATAGCAAAGCAAAAAGCAAGGTGATTATTTTATTAACCGATGGTGTAAATAATTCCGGTTCGGTTTCACCCGAATTAGCAGGTGAGTTGGCGCAACCATTTGGAATAAGAGTGTATACCATTGGTGTTGGAACCAAGGGCATGGCCTATTCTCCGGTAGCTATTTATCCGAACGGACAATATGCTTACGATTATGTAAAATGTGATATCGATGAACCGGTGTTGAAAAAAATCGCTTCACTTACCGGTGGAAAATATTTTAGAGCTACTAACAATGAGAAGCTCAAACAAATTTATGCAGAAATCGACAAGCTTGAAAAAACCATAATTGAAGAAAAGAATTATACAAAAAAGTCTGAATTATTTCTTCCACTTGCGCTATTGGCATTGCTATTACTGGTGATTGAATTTGGATTAAAAAATACAGTTTTCAGAAGTTTAACTTAA
- a CDS encoding DUF58 domain-containing protein, whose translation MDTAELLKKVRKIEIKSRGLSNQIFSGEYHSAFKGRGMAFSEVREYMPGDDIRTIDWNVTARFNHPYIKVFEEEREMTVMLLVDVSASENFGTKQQLKKELITELCAVIAFSAIQNNDKIGVIFFSDKIEKYIPPKKGKGHILLIIRELIEFTPQNTKTNISLGLQFFTNVIKKRCTAFVISDFIDETDFSDALKIASKKHDTIALRIFDERENVLPPMGLVKFFDTESGQIRWIDTNNAAVRNNYSLQSKKRENQLINLFNRSGVDAAHINTREPYIKPLMNLFKRRAK comes from the coding sequence ATGGATACAGCTGAATTATTAAAAAAAGTACGAAAAATTGAGATAAAATCCAGGGGCTTGTCCAACCAGATTTTTTCGGGTGAGTACCACAGTGCCTTTAAAGGCAGAGGTATGGCATTTAGTGAAGTGCGCGAATACATGCCGGGTGATGATATTCGTACCATCGATTGGAATGTAACAGCTCGATTTAATCATCCATACATTAAGGTATTTGAAGAGGAGCGCGAAATGACAGTAATGCTGCTGGTGGATGTGAGTGCTTCTGAGAACTTTGGAACAAAACAACAATTAAAAAAGGAACTTATTACCGAACTATGCGCTGTAATTGCTTTTTCGGCTATACAAAACAATGATAAGATTGGTGTGATATTTTTCAGCGATAAAATCGAAAAGTACATCCCACCCAAAAAAGGTAAAGGTCATATATTGCTCATTATTCGTGAACTTATTGAGTTTACTCCACAAAACACTAAAACGAATATTTCGCTCGGACTTCAATTTTTTACCAATGTTATTAAGAAACGCTGTACTGCTTTTGTAATATCTGATTTTATTGATGAAACAGATTTTTCAGATGCCTTGAAAATAGCTTCCAAAAAGCACGATACCATTGCCCTGCGAATTTTTGATGAACGTGAAAACGTACTTCCTCCAATGGGATTGGTAAAGTTTTTTGATACTGAAAGTGGCCAAATTCGCTGGATAGATACGAATAATGCTGCTGTGAGAAATAATTACAGCTTACAAAGTAAGAAACGAGAAAATCAACTGATTAATTTATTTAACCGAAGCGGGGTTGATGCAGCACACATTAACACACGTGAACCCTACATCAAACCATTGATGAATTTGTTTAAGCGACGCGCAAAGTAA
- a CDS encoding AAA family ATPase, with protein METTSIDIKELNERIQKESAFIDMITLEMDKVIVGQKYMVERLLIGLLSNGHILLEGVPGLAKTLAIKSLASTIEAGFSRIQFTPDLLPADLIGTMIYNQKKEEFSVRKGPVFSNFILADEINRAPAKVQSALLEAMQERQVTIGDQTFKLPEPFLVLATQNPIEQEGTYPLPEAQLDRFMLKIVIGYPSKEDEKKIVRQNVLSQYPSVNSILKTDDIIRARKIVKEVYMDEKIEQYIVDIVFATRFPKDSRLEKFAPLISYGASPRASINLALASKAYAFIKRRGYVIPEDVRAVCNDVMRHRIGLTYEAEAENISSEHIINEILNTVEVP; from the coding sequence ATGGAAACAACAAGTATTGACATAAAAGAGCTAAACGAGCGTATACAAAAGGAAAGCGCATTTATTGACATGATTACTTTAGAAATGGACAAAGTAATTGTTGGTCAAAAATACATGGTTGAACGATTGCTTATTGGATTACTTTCGAATGGGCATATTTTACTCGAAGGTGTTCCGGGCTTGGCAAAAACATTAGCCATTAAATCGCTTGCCAGTACTATTGAAGCAGGATTTAGCCGAATTCAATTTACTCCCGATTTGTTGCCGGCCGACTTAATCGGTACCATGATTTATAATCAAAAGAAGGAAGAATTCTCAGTACGAAAAGGTCCTGTTTTTTCGAACTTTATTTTGGCCGATGAAATTAATCGTGCTCCGGCAAAAGTGCAAAGTGCTTTGCTCGAAGCCATGCAAGAACGTCAAGTTACTATTGGCGATCAAACTTTTAAATTACCTGAACCTTTTTTGGTTTTGGCTACTCAAAATCCCATTGAACAAGAGGGAACATATCCTTTACCTGAAGCGCAACTCGATCGTTTCATGTTAAAAATTGTAATTGGATATCCATCAAAAGAAGACGAGAAAAAAATTGTACGTCAAAATGTGTTGAGCCAGTATCCTTCTGTGAATTCAATTTTAAAAACCGATGATATCATCCGTGCTCGAAAAATTGTTAAGGAAGTTTACATGGACGAAAAAATTGAACAGTACATAGTAGATATCGTTTTCGCAACCCGATTCCCTAAGGATAGTAGGTTGGAAAAATTTGCACCTTTAATTTCGTATGGTGCTTCCCCTCGTGCAAGTATAAATTTAGCGCTTGCATCAAAAGCCTACGCTTTTATAAAACGCCGTGGATATGTTATTCCTGAAGATGTGCGTGCAGTATGCAACGATGTTATGCGTCATCGTATTGGCTTAACTTATGAGGCTGAAGCTGAAAACATCAGCAGTGAACACATTATTAATGAAATTTTAAATACCGTAGAAGTTCCTTAA
- the truA gene encoding tRNA pseudouridine(38-40) synthase TruA — protein MHRYFIKLAYKGTAYHGWQKQDNAHSIQQELENALEALLGKSTEILGCGRTDAGVHAREFYAHFDAETRIADEKFIVYKLNKILPKDISVSSVFEVKDSANARFDAVSRTYQYYISRKKNPFEIETAYYLYGVLDIGKMNRAAKLLFNHIDFTSFSKSNTQVFTNNCTILKAEWYQKDALLIFEIKANRFLRNMVRAIVGTLLQVGKGELSEEEFEKIILSKNRQLAGFSVPAEGLFLTQVEYPDHIF, from the coding sequence ATGCATCGATATTTTATTAAGCTTGCATACAAAGGAACTGCCTACCACGGTTGGCAAAAACAAGATAATGCGCACAGCATTCAGCAGGAGTTAGAAAATGCATTGGAGGCATTGTTAGGTAAAAGCACCGAAATACTGGGCTGCGGCCGAACAGATGCTGGAGTGCATGCGCGCGAGTTTTATGCGCATTTTGATGCAGAGACGCGTATTGCTGATGAAAAATTTATTGTGTATAAGCTAAATAAAATTTTGCCCAAAGATATTTCCGTATCATCGGTATTTGAGGTAAAAGATTCTGCAAATGCTCGATTTGATGCCGTTTCACGTACTTACCAATATTATATCTCAAGAAAAAAAAATCCTTTTGAAATTGAAACAGCTTATTATTTGTATGGAGTTTTGGATATTGGAAAAATGAATCGTGCTGCAAAACTGCTATTCAACCATATTGATTTTACTTCTTTCAGTAAATCAAATACGCAGGTATTTACAAATAATTGTACCATCTTAAAAGCCGAATGGTATCAAAAAGATGCACTACTTATTTTTGAAATTAAAGCAAACCGCTTTTTGAGAAACATGGTTCGTGCTATTGTAGGAACCTTATTGCAAGTTGGAAAAGGTGAACTATCTGAGGAAGAATTTGAAAAAATCATCCTCTCAAAAAACCGACAATTAGCTGGATTTTCAGTACCTGCAGAAGGATTATTTTTAACACAGGTGGAATATCCCGATCATATTTTTTAA
- a CDS encoding ATP-grasp domain-containing protein, which translates to MDPISDTQFKLLQQRFNETYKDIFQNKLAEKTVVIIPSLTLDAEMLNTIKGSVHYEERLLCMLMLLRMPRTQVIFVTSVPIDPCIIDYYLHLLPGITGQHARERLKLFACYDASHISLTEKILKRPRLIKRIRESIRFPNMAHMSCFNVTDFEKQLAVLLSIPIYGCDPDLLYLGTKTGSRRIFKKLGIDVPNGFEDLKNEMDIALSLARIKVSNPTLKKAVVKINDGFSGEGNAIFRYGNLSADNPLLANEILACLPGTLNIVAANVSYHVFLSKFCTLGGIVEEFIEGEIKESPSVQCRINPLGITDIISTHDQLLGGESGQVFIGATFPASQEYTLEIAAAGEKIAEALRLEGVKGRFGIDFLSIKEAGSWKHFAIEINLRKGGTTHPFLMLQFLTEGEFNWKQGEFQMSGGQTRFYFASDNVVNEKYKGLSPQDLIDIAMYNGLQYDGARQEGVMFHMIGALSQYGKLGMVCIAKTEQDAKDYFNKTILILDTAAEE; encoded by the coding sequence ATGGATCCAATTTCCGATACTCAATTTAAATTGCTGCAACAGCGTTTTAATGAAACGTACAAAGATATTTTTCAAAATAAGCTGGCTGAAAAAACCGTAGTAATTATTCCTAGCTTAACGCTTGATGCCGAAATGCTGAATACGATTAAAGGTTCAGTGCATTATGAAGAACGCTTGTTGTGCATGCTTATGCTGTTGCGAATGCCGCGCACTCAGGTTATTTTTGTAACCAGCGTTCCTATTGACCCATGTATTATTGATTATTATTTACACTTACTTCCAGGTATTACCGGACAGCATGCGCGAGAACGACTCAAATTATTTGCTTGTTACGATGCTTCACATATTTCATTGACCGAAAAAATTTTAAAAAGGCCTCGACTCATCAAGCGCATTCGTGAAAGCATACGTTTTCCGAATATGGCGCATATGAGTTGCTTTAATGTAACTGATTTTGAAAAACAATTAGCGGTATTACTTTCAATACCTATTTATGGATGCGATCCCGATTTATTGTATTTAGGAACAAAAACAGGCAGCCGCAGAATTTTTAAGAAACTCGGAATCGATGTTCCAAATGGTTTTGAAGACTTAAAAAATGAAATGGATATAGCCCTTTCTTTAGCAAGAATTAAGGTGAGCAATCCCACTTTGAAAAAGGCAGTTGTGAAAATTAACGATGGTTTTTCGGGTGAAGGAAATGCAATTTTTCGATATGGAAATTTATCTGCCGATAATCCCTTGCTAGCAAATGAAATTTTAGCTTGTTTGCCGGGAACATTGAATATAGTAGCTGCCAATGTTTCGTATCATGTGTTTTTATCAAAATTTTGTACTCTCGGAGGAATTGTTGAAGAATTTATTGAAGGTGAAATTAAAGAGTCACCCTCTGTGCAATGCCGAATTAATCCGCTTGGAATAACTGATATCATTAGCACACACGATCAATTACTGGGAGGTGAAAGTGGTCAGGTATTTATTGGTGCTACCTTTCCGGCAAGCCAGGAATACACTTTGGAAATAGCTGCTGCAGGAGAAAAAATAGCAGAAGCCTTACGTTTGGAAGGTGTGAAAGGGCGATTTGGGATTGATTTCTTATCCATAAAAGAAGCAGGAAGTTGGAAACATTTTGCGATTGAAATAAATCTACGCAAAGGAGGAACAACCCATCCTTTTTTAATGCTGCAATTTTTAACTGAGGGTGAATTCAATTGGAAACAAGGCGAATTTCAGATGTCGGGTGGACAAACACGTTTTTACTTCGCTTCCGACAATGTGGTAAATGAAAAATACAAAGGACTCTCCCCCCAGGATTTAATTGATATTGCTATGTATAATGGATTACAATACGATGGTGCTCGTCAGGAAGGAGTGATGTTTCACATGATTGGTGCTTTGTCGCAATACGGCAAGCTGGGCATGGTTTGCATTGCTAAAACGGAACAAGACGCAAAGGATTATTTCAACAAAACAATTTTAATTTTAGATACAGCAGCTGAAGAATAA
- a CDS encoding MmcQ/YjbR family DNA-binding protein, whose protein sequence is MLTQTAVQKFAMSLPGVIELPHFDKTSFRVSKKIFLTLNSKENRVCVKLNELDQSVFCADPSGSVYPVPNKYGKMGWTLISLKTVHPDLLKDAITCSYNLVK, encoded by the coding sequence ATGCTTACCCAAACTGCTGTTCAAAAATTTGCAATGTCGTTACCGGGAGTCATCGAATTGCCTCATTTCGATAAGACTTCCTTTCGGGTTTCGAAAAAAATATTTCTAACACTCAATAGTAAGGAAAACCGTGTGTGTGTGAAACTGAATGAACTTGACCAATCGGTTTTTTGCGCTGATCCCTCGGGTTCTGTTTATCCTGTTCCAAATAAGTATGGTAAAATGGGCTGGACCCTCATTAGTTTGAAAACAGTGCACCCCGATTTATTGAAAGATGCAATTACCTGTTCTTATAATTTGGTAAAATAA
- a CDS encoding response regulator transcription factor, which yields MPMLNCLIIEDEPLAAEITQSYIEQVSFLKLEQICHDAISAFEVLKQKQIDVIFLDIHLPKLKGIDFLKALHTHPKVIITSAYKQYALEGFELEITDYLLKPFSFARFLKAVNRLQNPTELHTPASSSVNERQHRFFNVNKKKFKIYLDEILYVESLKDYVKIYTKDKSIVTKFQLGELEEFLNDKNFVRIHRSFLVAKNKIEAVSSNEVELNGKSIPVGRSYQESMKGEIDGFL from the coding sequence ATGCCCATGCTCAATTGCCTCATCATTGAAGACGAACCGTTGGCAGCCGAAATTACTCAATCGTACATTGAGCAAGTTTCATTTTTAAAACTTGAGCAAATTTGCCACGATGCTATTTCTGCTTTTGAAGTATTAAAGCAAAAGCAAATTGATGTAATTTTTTTAGATATACACTTGCCTAAATTAAAAGGTATCGACTTTTTAAAAGCATTGCACACCCATCCCAAAGTAATTATTACTAGCGCTTACAAGCAATATGCCCTCGAAGGTTTTGAATTGGAAATTACCGATTATTTATTGAAACCTTTTTCGTTTGCACGTTTCTTAAAAGCGGTAAATCGTTTGCAAAACCCAACTGAACTGCACACCCCTGCAAGTAGCTCTGTGAATGAGCGGCAACATCGTTTTTTCAATGTAAACAAAAAGAAATTTAAAATTTACCTGGATGAAATTTTATATGTTGAGAGCTTGAAAGATTATGTAAAGATTTATACCAAAGATAAAAGCATAGTCACCAAATTTCAATTAGGGGAATTGGAAGAATTTTTAAATGATAAAAATTTTGTACGCATCCACCGTTCATTTTTAGTCGCAAAAAATAAAATTGAAGCTGTTTCTTCTAATGAGGTCGAATTAAATGGTAAGTCAATTCCAGTCGGGCGTAGTTATCAAGAATCGATGAAAGGTGAAATTGATGGATTTTTATAA
- a CDS encoding histidine kinase, translated as MLKLSELLQFMLHDGAAEKIKLADEIKTLKDYIELEKLRYGNRLKVDFNTVIDNDNEMIAPLLLIPFVENSFKHGASESRFDSTISIVLKMKEGVLSFMVSNSKEGNTENTAGIGLKNISRQLELIYGKYHQLDIFNKNNTFVVHLTIHLKEHAHAQLPHH; from the coding sequence ATTTTAAAGCTGAGCGAATTATTACAATTTATGTTGCATGATGGAGCCGCCGAGAAGATTAAACTAGCCGATGAAATAAAAACGCTGAAAGATTATATCGAACTCGAAAAGTTGAGATACGGCAATCGGCTTAAAGTTGATTTTAATACTGTAATTGATAATGACAATGAAATGATTGCACCCTTATTGTTGATTCCCTTTGTAGAAAACAGTTTCAAGCATGGAGCCAGCGAGTCGCGATTTGATTCAACCATATCAATTGTGTTAAAAATGAAGGAAGGGGTGCTATCCTTTATGGTAAGTAATAGTAAAGAAGGAAACACTGAAAATACAGCCGGTATAGGTTTAAAAAATATTAGCCGACAACTCGAACTCATTTATGGCAAGTATCACCAACTCGATATTTTTAATAAAAACAACACCTTTGTTGTACATTTAACCATACACTTAAAAGAACATGCCCATGCTCAATTGCCTCATCATTGA
- a CDS encoding histidine kinase, which produces MTKRILMHALFWLTYIVWGVYVMGSYDGNFTRSFWADALQLPLKMAVTYFIMYFLLPRYVITRQYIQLVVLLVVLTIVSSLLFRLTIYKIVKPFYYPESEFHFWNYAKMLWGTFEIFSIAAIAVSIKLFKLKYQSIEREQELQQEKLKTELSFLKAQINPHFLFNTLNNIYGLSLKSHLKHQMQF; this is translated from the coding sequence ATGACAAAAAGAATTTTAATGCACGCCTTGTTTTGGCTAACCTATATCGTATGGGGTGTGTATGTAATGGGTTCGTACGATGGAAATTTTACCCGTTCATTTTGGGCCGATGCTTTACAGCTGCCCTTAAAGATGGCTGTAACTTATTTTATCATGTATTTTTTGCTGCCACGTTATGTTATTACCCGTCAATACATACAATTGGTGGTATTGCTGGTAGTATTGACAATAGTTTCTTCTTTGCTTTTTCGCCTAACAATTTATAAAATCGTAAAACCTTTTTATTATCCCGAAAGTGAATTTCATTTTTGGAATTATGCCAAAATGCTTTGGGGTACCTTTGAAATATTTTCGATTGCCGCCATTGCCGTTAGCATAAAACTATTTAAATTAAAGTACCAAAGTATTGAGCGAGAACAGGAGCTTCAACAAGAAAAATTAAAAACTGAATTAAGCTTTTTAAAGGCTCAAATCAATCCACATTTTTTATTCAATACACTAAATAATATTTATGGACTTTCTTTAAAAAGTCACCTCAAACATCAGATGCAATTTTAA